The Pontibacillus halophilus JSM 076056 = DSM 19796 genome has a window encoding:
- a CDS encoding GNAT family N-acetyltransferase → MYVRPFRREDLSACLHIFHEAVHRTTGKDYSAHQREAWAPDPIPEAMKARWLHTFLQHRSFVAIEGSDVIGFADMNESGYVDRMYVHPFFQRKSVATLLLHRLEEEAHDLLIETLSTHASFTALPFFKQHGFKEVDTQTVTINGASLSNVAMTKALRHLDD, encoded by the coding sequence ATGTACGTCCGACCCTTTCGACGAGAGGATTTATCGGCATGTTTACACATTTTCCATGAGGCTGTTCACCGTACAACTGGAAAGGACTATTCAGCTCATCAGCGTGAGGCATGGGCCCCTGATCCGATACCAGAAGCCATGAAAGCACGTTGGTTACATACTTTTCTTCAGCATAGGAGCTTTGTAGCAATTGAAGGGTCTGATGTGATTGGATTTGCTGACATGAATGAATCTGGCTACGTTGACCGGATGTACGTGCATCCATTCTTTCAACGAAAGAGCGTTGCGACCTTATTGCTACACCGCCTTGAAGAAGAAGCCCATGACTTATTAATCGAGACATTGTCTACACACGCAAGCTTCACCGCCCTCCCCTTCTTTAAACAGCACGGTTTCAAAGAAGTGGATACACAAACAGTAACCATTAACGGAGCCTCCCTTTCCAATGTAGCTATGACGAAAGCACTGAGACATTTAGACGATTAG
- a CDS encoding EsaB/YukD family protein, with the protein MYIEITIDVSHYESGDSFDLRLSNYHTIKQLVDLVWQLKKFQTPPRQGYWVRISNKRVVLPGNERLVDAGVLTGDRIEIL; encoded by the coding sequence TTGTACATAGAAATAACGATTGATGTGTCTCACTACGAATCAGGTGACTCATTTGATTTAAGATTATCAAATTACCATACGATTAAACAGCTCGTAGATTTGGTTTGGCAACTTAAGAAATTCCAAACCCCACCCCGGCAAGGATACTGGGTCCGTATTTCGAATAAGCGGGTCGTTCTACCAGGAAATGAACGACTTGTGGATGCGGGTGTACTGACGGGGGATCGAATTGAAATTTTGTGA
- a CDS encoding WXG100 family type VII secretion target translates to MAGNIRLTPEELVSMSGRYSNEAGQVGEQISRLDSMIQELEGIWEGESSRAFGEQYQSLRPSVIQIQQLLEDVAAQLTNTARALEDADTQVANQIRG, encoded by the coding sequence ATGGCAGGGAATATTCGTTTAACACCAGAAGAATTAGTAAGCATGTCAGGTCGCTACTCAAATGAAGCAGGTCAAGTAGGGGAGCAAATCTCTCGTCTAGACAGCATGATTCAAGAACTTGAAGGAATTTGGGAAGGTGAATCTAGTCGTGCATTCGGTGAACAGTACCAGTCCCTTCGTCCTTCAGTCATTCAAATTCAACAACTTCTTGAAGATGTTGCTGCTCAGTTAACGAATACTGCGCGTGCGCTTGAAGACGCTGATACACAAGTTGCGAACCAAATCCGCGGCTAA
- a CDS encoding GNAT family N-acetyltransferase: MIHHLHRDEEILSAYPIMRQLRTHLEEEEYKALVREAMEVDRYHLVAYSMNGAIVSVVGFKPMTTLYYGRFVWVCDLVTDEMHRSKGLGEILLSYVEDWARQHAFTSVALSSGLSRHGAHDFYEEQMGYDRVSYVFKRVFN, translated from the coding sequence ATGATTCATCATTTACATCGTGACGAAGAAATTTTATCGGCTTATCCGATTATGCGTCAACTACGGACGCATTTAGAAGAAGAGGAATATAAAGCCCTCGTACGGGAAGCGATGGAAGTCGACCGTTATCATCTAGTTGCTTACTCCATGAACGGAGCTATTGTATCCGTAGTCGGATTCAAGCCGATGACGACTTTGTATTATGGACGGTTTGTATGGGTGTGCGATTTGGTAACAGATGAAATGCATCGTTCCAAGGGTCTAGGGGAGATTCTGCTTAGTTATGTAGAAGATTGGGCCCGTCAGCATGCCTTTACAAGCGTTGCTCTCTCTTCTGGGCTAAGTCGCCACGGAGCGCACGATTTCTATGAGGAACAGATGGGGTATGACCGGGTGAGTTACGTGTTTAAGCGAGTATTTAACTGA
- a CDS encoding nucleotide sugar dehydrogenase: MDYYNQLVHKIETKTANIGVVGLGYVGLPLAVEMVKAGFTVCGIDLSENKVNNLRNGESYINDVSSDDVKEALETDRFLATTDYSVAKELDAISICVPTPLSENQDPDTSYITSVIDNVKPYLKKGTLITLESTTYPGTTEELILSELNKMGLEAGKDFFLCYSPERVDPGNDTYNTHNMPKVMGGVTERCNQVGTMLYSNYIGNVVPVSSPRVAEMSKLLENTFRSVNIAFVNEIAMMCERMDIDVWEVIDAAATKPFGFMKFQPGPGIGGHCIPLDPMYLSWKAKGFRFYSKFIDLAQSINNNMPDVVVSKTSQVLNVYGKSINSSKILILGMAYKPNISDLRESPGLYLYELYKENGANVDYLDPHAHSFIDDEGEVVRSIQNSLDEIKQYDAVVLVTNHSDFDYEAIADLGVPIVDTRNAFEQFDMPHIHKLGTASKVNKREAHSVAL, encoded by the coding sequence ATGGATTATTACAACCAACTGGTACACAAGATTGAGACGAAGACGGCGAATATCGGAGTAGTGGGACTAGGCTATGTCGGCTTACCACTTGCCGTTGAAATGGTGAAAGCTGGATTTACTGTATGTGGAATTGATTTGTCAGAGAACAAAGTCAATAACCTACGTAACGGTGAGTCCTACATTAACGATGTATCAAGTGATGACGTCAAAGAAGCACTTGAGACAGATCGTTTCCTTGCTACAACAGACTACAGTGTTGCGAAAGAGCTTGATGCCATTAGCATCTGCGTACCAACTCCATTAAGTGAGAACCAAGACCCGGACACTTCATATATTACAAGTGTTATCGATAATGTGAAGCCTTATCTTAAGAAGGGCACGCTCATTACACTAGAAAGTACAACGTACCCTGGTACAACAGAGGAGCTAATCTTGTCTGAGTTAAACAAGATGGGGCTTGAAGCAGGCAAAGACTTCTTCCTTTGTTATTCTCCTGAACGTGTTGACCCAGGTAATGACACGTATAACACGCACAACATGCCGAAAGTAATGGGCGGCGTAACAGAGCGTTGTAACCAAGTTGGTACGATGCTTTATAGCAACTACATTGGGAACGTTGTACCAGTGTCTTCTCCGCGAGTTGCGGAAATGTCCAAGCTACTTGAGAATACGTTCCGTAGCGTAAACATTGCCTTCGTGAATGAAATTGCCATGATGTGTGAACGCATGGATATCGACGTGTGGGAAGTAATTGATGCAGCAGCTACGAAGCCATTTGGATTTATGAAATTCCAGCCAGGACCAGGGATTGGCGGTCACTGCATTCCGCTAGACCCAATGTATCTGTCTTGGAAAGCGAAAGGCTTCCGCTTCTACAGCAAGTTTATCGACCTTGCCCAGTCCATCAACAACAATATGCCAGATGTAGTCGTAAGCAAAACATCTCAAGTATTGAATGTTTACGGGAAATCGATCAACAGCTCGAAAATTCTAATTCTTGGAATGGCGTACAAGCCGAACATCAGTGACCTGCGCGAATCCCCAGGCCTTTATTTATACGAACTCTATAAAGAGAATGGTGCGAATGTAGACTATCTAGACCCACACGCTCATAGCTTCATTGATGATGAAGGAGAAGTGGTTCGCTCAATTCAGAACAGTCTAGATGAAATCAAGCAATACGACGCCGTTGTCCTTGTAACGAACCATAGTGACTTTGATTACGAAGCGATTGCAGACCTTGGTGTTCCAATCGTGGATACACGTAACGCATTCGAACAATTCGACATGCCACACATCCACAAGCTAGGAACCGCTTCTAAAGTCAACAAACGCGAAGCCCACTCCGTAGCGCTTTAA
- a CDS encoding response regulator transcription factor encodes MADEVLGLRIMDAFHRFLHLNGNHNGSCGLMLLRIQLNEATIVNLRNKLVSVYPDGDHHLSYDEEEGLLAILVNHQRHAETHHMVLFIKGFLETRGRNPKRVLIGSCTTCRHQREQLMFGMVWKMIEENETGAGIETFEPELRATHEEKTILLVDSDVKVLQLLTSYMQNKGYTVHTALDGKEGVKQCEATRPDLVITELNLSALGGYQFIEQVRTMDRTHTPEVVVLTNKQQEEDMKRTFDYGVAEYMTKPFSLIELEARVKRLLTPAQ; translated from the coding sequence ATGGCAGATGAAGTTCTTGGCTTACGCATAATGGATGCGTTCCATCGGTTCTTGCATTTAAACGGGAATCATAATGGCTCATGTGGACTAATGCTCCTTCGCATCCAACTAAACGAAGCAACCATAGTGAATCTACGCAATAAACTCGTTTCTGTGTATCCAGATGGTGATCATCACCTAAGCTATGACGAAGAAGAAGGGCTACTTGCCATTCTAGTCAACCATCAAAGGCATGCCGAGACGCATCATATGGTGTTATTCATAAAGGGATTCTTGGAGACTCGTGGCCGAAATCCAAAGCGAGTACTCATTGGAAGTTGTACGACTTGTCGTCATCAGAGAGAACAATTGATGTTTGGGATGGTGTGGAAAATGATCGAAGAAAATGAAACAGGAGCTGGGATTGAAACGTTTGAACCTGAGCTCCGAGCGACGCACGAAGAAAAGACGATTCTGCTCGTAGACAGCGATGTGAAAGTATTGCAATTGCTTACGTCATATATGCAGAACAAAGGATATACCGTACATACTGCTTTAGATGGAAAGGAGGGGGTTAAGCAGTGTGAGGCTACACGTCCAGATTTAGTCATTACGGAGTTGAACTTATCTGCACTCGGTGGCTATCAATTTATCGAACAAGTTCGAACGATGGACCGGACGCATACACCAGAGGTTGTGGTTCTAACGAATAAGCAGCAAGAAGAAGATATGAAGCGCACGTTCGATTATGGGGTAGCCGAATACATGACGAAGCCTTTTTCACTGATTGAATTAGAAGCAAGAGTAAAGCGTTTGTTAACCCCTGCTCAATAA
- the essB gene encoding type VII secretion protein EssB — protein sequence MSQDERTYLEEQLEAEIHEEASVITFQFQQEKVKMDELEEVHVLRDLHPHIKKTIKMGEDDVSIEHVVPQSYVRFQHVLKEGEKERAMSAYRLVKEVEGHSIRRLHPIVSPENMVFDRGLKPYLLHYGVKESLPPYERDNEQLLYETRALVAALVAPAYSFIQYLRFYETLKLSDLAQKVVEAKTFQQLIEILENRIEDLRQQESSYIQVTHKKWKTNRFALLGVSIILLPVMVYSIYSLFFLQPKQDQIVAAQESFLKDEYSEVVTALQPYPIERIPKVSQYELAVSYITNESLTEDQKETVMNSVSLQSDPDYYEYWIQIGRGQAEEALEVARFLEDRDLIMFGLLKYREQVKANRDLSSEERKQELDEIERELKDYEEEREEQEENEGTNS from the coding sequence ATGTCACAAGATGAACGAACGTATTTAGAGGAGCAATTAGAAGCGGAGATTCATGAGGAAGCATCGGTCATCACCTTTCAGTTTCAACAAGAGAAGGTGAAAATGGACGAATTAGAGGAAGTACATGTGCTTCGTGATCTTCATCCACATATAAAGAAGACAATCAAAATGGGAGAAGATGATGTCTCGATTGAGCATGTTGTCCCTCAGTCCTATGTTCGTTTCCAGCATGTCCTTAAGGAGGGGGAGAAGGAACGTGCCATGAGTGCTTATCGACTTGTGAAAGAGGTTGAGGGGCATTCTATTCGTAGACTCCACCCAATTGTAAGTCCAGAGAATATGGTGTTTGACCGTGGGTTAAAGCCTTATTTACTTCATTACGGAGTAAAAGAGAGTCTTCCTCCGTACGAACGAGATAACGAACAACTGCTTTATGAAACACGAGCACTTGTAGCTGCACTTGTAGCTCCGGCGTATTCCTTTATTCAATATTTACGTTTCTATGAAACGCTTAAATTGTCTGATCTGGCACAGAAGGTTGTCGAAGCGAAGACGTTTCAGCAACTAATCGAAATCCTTGAGAACAGAATAGAGGACTTGCGTCAACAGGAGTCAAGTTATATTCAAGTCACTCATAAGAAATGGAAAACAAATCGGTTCGCGTTGCTCGGTGTGTCCATTATTCTCTTGCCTGTTATGGTGTACAGCATTTACTCCCTATTCTTTCTTCAGCCGAAGCAAGACCAAATTGTAGCAGCGCAGGAAAGCTTTCTTAAGGATGAGTACAGTGAAGTTGTCACTGCATTGCAACCTTATCCAATTGAGCGAATTCCAAAGGTGAGTCAATATGAGCTAGCCGTATCTTACATAACCAATGAGTCGCTAACAGAAGACCAGAAGGAAACGGTCATGAACAGCGTGTCATTGCAATCTGACCCTGATTATTATGAGTACTGGATTCAAATTGGCAGGGGGCAGGCAGAAGAAGCTTTAGAGGTAGCTCGCTTTCTTGAAGACAGAGATTTAATCATGTTCGGTCTATTAAAGTATCGAGAACAGGTAAAAGCGAACCGGGATTTGAGTAGTGAGGAAAGAAAACAAGAGCTTGATGAGATTGAACGTGAGCTGAAGGATTATGAAGAAGAACGAGAAGAACAAGAAGAAAATGAAGGAACAAACTCATAA
- the glmS gene encoding glutamine--fructose-6-phosphate transaminase (isomerizing), with product MCGIIGYIGTKESQNILTNGLGKLEYRGYDSVGIAVYNGESIGVRKAEGRLQNLEDQLGTSPLTGTVGIGHTRWATHGAPSDANSHPHTDKDQDFAVVHNGIIENYLDLKAELKDLGYVFKSETDSEVVAHLFTHLYDDDMISTIQQAIKRIDGAYALAIVTKHEPGKVFAVRQSSPLIIGAGENENFISSDIPAILEHTRNMHILEDGEMAVLTKDHVSLLETVTGNPITRDFFVVDWDMEQAEKNGYDHFMLKEIHEQPKALQNTMAGRVNSENGSIVFDELQWTKDKVNGWNKVSIVACGTAYHAGLIGKSVIEELTRTPVDVEVASEFRYRRPIVDEKTLVIVVSQSGETADTLAALRESQKLGAQVLAITNVVGSSIAREANQVILTNAGPEIAVASTKAYTTQILSFYLIGIYMAQLKEQITAEYRNELVQSLQQTPDQITEILEHTKGLRWYAESIKDAKSVFFLGRGIDHAVSLEGSLKLKEISYIHSEAYAAGELKHGTLALIEEGTPIVALNTQEEVYEKMLGNIQEVKARGAQVLGVALEGNMKIWQYVDETCYIPVTHALLTPILSVVPLQLISYYTALELGNDVDKPRNLAKSVTVE from the coding sequence ATGTGCGGAATCATTGGTTATATCGGGACAAAGGAATCTCAAAACATACTTACAAATGGACTAGGAAAGCTTGAATATCGTGGCTATGATTCTGTAGGCATTGCTGTTTATAACGGTGAATCCATCGGCGTACGTAAAGCAGAAGGTCGCCTTCAGAACTTAGAAGATCAGCTCGGTACTTCTCCATTAACAGGAACGGTTGGAATCGGTCACACACGCTGGGCTACTCACGGAGCGCCGAGTGATGCGAACTCTCACCCACACACAGATAAAGACCAAGACTTTGCAGTTGTTCACAACGGTATAATCGAAAACTACTTAGACTTGAAAGCAGAGCTTAAAGACTTAGGCTACGTTTTCAAATCTGAGACGGATTCTGAAGTCGTTGCCCACTTGTTTACGCACCTTTACGACGACGATATGATCTCAACGATTCAACAAGCAATTAAACGCATTGACGGAGCTTATGCGCTAGCGATTGTGACGAAGCATGAACCAGGGAAAGTATTTGCAGTACGTCAATCAAGCCCACTGATTATCGGTGCAGGTGAGAATGAAAACTTCATCAGTTCTGATATCCCGGCTATTCTAGAACATACACGTAACATGCACATTCTAGAAGACGGGGAAATGGCTGTCCTGACTAAAGACCACGTGTCCCTGCTTGAAACGGTTACTGGAAATCCAATTACACGCGACTTCTTCGTTGTAGATTGGGATATGGAACAGGCGGAGAAGAATGGATACGACCATTTCATGCTGAAAGAGATTCATGAGCAGCCGAAAGCTCTTCAAAATACGATGGCAGGTCGTGTGAATTCGGAGAATGGTTCTATTGTATTTGATGAGTTGCAGTGGACGAAGGATAAAGTGAACGGCTGGAATAAAGTAAGCATTGTTGCTTGCGGAACGGCTTATCATGCAGGATTAATCGGTAAATCTGTTATTGAAGAACTAACACGTACTCCAGTTGATGTAGAAGTAGCATCTGAGTTCCGTTACCGTCGCCCAATTGTAGATGAAAAGACACTTGTCATTGTGGTTAGCCAATCCGGGGAGACAGCAGACACGTTGGCAGCGCTGCGTGAAAGCCAAAAGCTAGGCGCACAAGTACTTGCGATTACGAACGTAGTCGGAAGCTCCATCGCCCGCGAGGCAAACCAAGTTATTCTAACGAATGCAGGACCTGAAATTGCAGTGGCCTCTACCAAGGCGTATACAACGCAAATTCTTTCCTTCTACTTGATTGGGATTTACATGGCTCAGTTGAAAGAGCAAATTACAGCCGAGTATCGAAACGAACTTGTACAATCCTTACAACAAACACCGGACCAAATTACAGAAATCCTTGAGCATACGAAAGGTCTTCGCTGGTACGCGGAATCCATTAAGGATGCGAAGAGCGTATTCTTCCTGGGTCGTGGAATTGACCATGCGGTATCACTTGAGGGTTCTCTGAAGCTGAAAGAGATCTCTTATATTCACTCAGAAGCTTATGCTGCTGGTGAGTTGAAGCACGGCACGCTTGCCTTAATTGAGGAAGGAACGCCAATCGTTGCGCTTAACACACAAGAAGAAGTGTATGAGAAGATGCTAGGAAACATTCAAGAAGTGAAAGCCCGCGGTGCACAAGTGCTTGGTGTAGCGCTAGAAGGGAACATGAAAATTTGGCAATATGTAGACGAAACATGCTACATCCCAGTTACGCATGCACTCCTTACACCAATTCTATCTGTTGTACCCCTACAGCTCATTTCCTATTATACAGCGCTTGAACTAGGCAACGATGTAGATAAACCTCGTAATCTAGCGAAGAGTGTAACGGTAGAATAA
- a CDS encoding sugar phosphate nucleotidyltransferase encodes MNETYAVVLAAGKGTRMKSDLPKVLHPVCGKPMVQHIIDRLRAISVSEIVTVVGHKAEMIQEHVGDSVRYALQEEQLGTAHAVMMAKDDLAGKPGTTLILTGDTPLITERTLANLANYHRETGAAATILTSLVDDATGYGRIVRDDTGDVARIVEHKDATEEEKAITEINTGMFCFDNELLFEALDNVSTDNVQGEYYLPDVIEILKKAGHTISATSTSRVEEGFGVNDRIQLSRAEHMMRERILELHMNNGVTIIDPSSTYIGADVVVGRDSKIEPRVHLRGQTIIGERCVIGPNVDIMDFKAEASTKIHNYSMTYDVCKMPYASTTS; translated from the coding sequence ATGAATGAAACGTATGCAGTTGTGCTTGCAGCTGGCAAAGGGACACGAATGAAATCTGACTTGCCAAAGGTCCTTCACCCTGTATGTGGGAAGCCGATGGTTCAGCACATTATTGATAGGCTACGCGCGATTTCAGTAAGTGAGATTGTTACGGTCGTTGGTCACAAAGCTGAGATGATCCAAGAACATGTAGGAGACAGTGTCCGCTATGCGCTTCAAGAGGAACAGCTTGGCACAGCCCATGCCGTTATGATGGCGAAGGATGACCTTGCTGGTAAACCAGGCACCACGCTAATTCTAACAGGGGACACGCCTTTAATTACGGAGCGCACCTTAGCGAATCTCGCTAACTATCACCGTGAGACGGGGGCAGCGGCTACGATTCTAACTAGCCTTGTTGATGATGCCACTGGATATGGTCGTATCGTTCGTGATGATACAGGTGACGTAGCAAGAATCGTTGAACACAAAGACGCCACTGAAGAAGAAAAGGCGATTACTGAAATCAATACAGGCATGTTCTGCTTTGATAATGAACTCTTGTTCGAAGCGCTGGATAATGTAAGTACGGATAATGTTCAAGGTGAATACTACCTGCCAGACGTTATTGAGATTCTAAAGAAGGCGGGTCATACAATCTCTGCAACGAGTACGAGTCGAGTCGAAGAAGGATTTGGTGTCAATGACCGTATCCAGTTATCAAGGGCAGAGCATATGATGCGAGAACGAATTCTAGAGCTGCATATGAATAACGGAGTCACCATTATTGACCCATCCTCCACCTATATTGGAGCAGACGTCGTTGTGGGACGAGATTCTAAGATCGAACCCCGTGTTCACTTACGTGGCCAAACAATCATTGGCGAGCGTTGTGTCATTGGACCAAATGTCGATATTATGGATTTTAAGGCAGAAGCCTCTACAAAGATTCATAACTATTCCATGACCTACGATGTTTGCAAAATGCCGTATGCAAGCACGACTTCATAG